A single Venturia canescens isolate UGA chromosome 1, ASM1945775v1, whole genome shotgun sequence DNA region contains:
- the LOC122416157 gene encoding ran-specific GTPase-activating protein-like, with the protein MPENVTNGDHAAEVQPAGEGHENDEEVTGDDVYFDPIITLPLIEVSNNEEDEIEMIKLRAKLYRYDASCSPAEWKERGTGDVKLLRHKTKHTVRVVMRRDKTLKICANHFVTPWMELKPNCGSDRAWVWSVLADFADEHLTSELLAIRFATAENAQLWKDAFEKAKKIVGTECEIYAGKPNPDDKDVDSDSDTCSYVTYSDSSDNEDPEKSSRDSEKQKVNDGEKADDKSTEEVTEVLKKLDVGEDLENKEETK; encoded by the exons ATGCCAGAGAACGTG ACGAATGGAGACCATGCTGCAGAAGTTCAGCCTGCTGGAGAGGGGCATGAAAACGATGAAGAAGTCACAGGCGATGATGTTTATTTTGATCCAATAATCACATTACCCCTCATTGAAGTTTCCAACAATGAAGaggatgaaattgaaatgatCAAACT AAGAGCCAAATTGTATCGATATGACGCATCATGCAGTCCAGCCGAATGGAAAGAACGTGGCACGGGAGATGTCAAATTGCTCAGGCATAAAACTAAACACACGGTGCGAGTAGTAATGCGCAGAgacaaaactttgaaaatttgtgcaaATCATTTTGTAACACCATGGATGGAACTCAAGCCGAACTGTGGCAGTGACCGTGCCTGGGTCTGGAGTGTTCTTGCTGATTTTGCTGATGAACATCTCACTTCGGAACTACTCGCTATTAGATTCGCTACTGCGGAAA ATGCGCAACTTTGGAAAGATGCTTTTGAGAAGGCGAAGAAAATAGTTGGGACGGAGTGCGAGATTTATGCCGGTAAACCTAATCCGGACGACAAAGACGTTGACAGCGATAGTGACACTTGCAGTTACGTAACATACAGCGACAGTAGCGACAACGAGGATCCGGAAAAGTCAAGCAGAGACAGTGAAAAACAGAAAGTAAACGATGGAGAAAAAGCCGATGATAAAAGTACCGAAGAAGTTAcggaagttttaaaaaaattggacgtCGGTGAAGATTTGGAAAATAAGGAAGAAACCAAGTAA
- the Rad23 gene encoding UV excision repair protein RAD23 homolog B gives MIITLKNLQQQTFTVEIDASKTVKELKEKIEAQKGFSAPHQKLIYAGKILSDDQPLTEYNIDEKKFIVVMVTKPKAGASSNASGEQVGDSSDNNKENTNTPRPAAVSSSPVAEQTRPRPTTVPSDELTIPAGAVGIQAESALLMGEEYNTMVNNIMDMGYDREQVEQALRASFNNPDRAVEYLLTGIPPQLLEDPLEDPPEGQDPSGDQAPDPLAFLRTQPQFQQMRQVIQQNPQLLNAVLQQIGQSNPALLQLISQNQDAFVRMLNEPAGATGGTGANAPLPPVTSAATAQSGVTGRTNTSGGTTGIQVSPQDRDAIERLKALGFPENLVLQAYFACEKNENLAANFLLSQNFDD, from the exons ATGATTATTACCTTAAAAAATCTTCAGCAGCAAACATTCACCGTTGAGATCGATGCATCGAAAACG GTTAAAGAACTCAAGGAGAAGATCGAAGCACAAAAGGGGTTCTCTGCACCTCATCAGAAATTGATTTACGCTG GAAAAATTTTAAGTGATGATCAACCATTGACGGAATACAACATCGATGAAAAGAAGTTCATTGTTGTTATGGTTACAAAGCCAAAAGCAGGCGCCAGCTCGAATGCATCGGGTGAACAAGTTGGGGATTCTAGCGATAACAACAAAGAAAACACGAATACCCCCAG ACCTGCTGCTGTATCAAGTTCGCCTGTAGCAGAACAAACTCGACCTCGCCCAACCACAGTTCCGTCAGATGAGCTCACAATCCCAGCAGGGGCTGTCGGGATTCAAGCTGAAAGTGCTCTGCTTATGGGTGAAGAATATAATACAATGGTGAACAACATAATGGATATGGG GTATGATCGCGAGCAGGTTGAACAAGCTCTACGTGCAAGTTTTAACAATCCAGATCGAGCAGTTGAATATCTATTGACTGGTATACCACCTCAATTGCTCGAAGACCCTCTCGAAGATCCCCCAGAAGGACAGGATCCAAGCGGAGACCAAGCTCCGGATCCTCTAGCATTTTTACGGACACAACCGCAATTTCAGCAAATGCGACAAGTAATACAACAAAATCCGCAACTGTTGAATGCTGTCCTACAACAAATTGGACAGTCCAATCCTGCTCTATTGCAGCTCATCTCGCAAAACCAAGACGCCTTTGTACGCATGCTCAATGAACCGG CTGGAGCGACTGGCGGAACTGGAGCTAATGCCCCATTACCACCAGTAACCTCAGCAGCTACTGCTCAAAGTGGTGTGACGGGAAGAACGAACACCAGTGGCGGTACAACCGGTATTCAAGTTTCACCTCAAGACCGCGACGCAATCGAAAGGTTGAAGGCTCTAGGATTTCCGGAAAACCTTGTTCTGCAGGCGTATTTCgcgtgtgaaaaaaatgaaaatctcgcAGCAAACTTTCTCTTATCGCAAAATTTTGATGATTGA
- the LOC122416148 gene encoding ADP-ribose glycohydrolase ARH3-like has protein sequence MAKIELSLLRTKFRGSLLGVLTGDCLGSPYENNNLLTSGEKVVLQKFLDKLEGPVFKAPVIQYTDDSAMTRSIAQSLIEKRSLVLEDIAKKFVKNYYQEPNRGYGPSVINVFHKLRGNKFSDILTPAKEQFSGEGSLGNGGAMRVAPIALFYHNDYDQLVKATRLVTAITHTHKLGIDGAILQAIAIQQSLLSDPEEELDVIKFVDDLIGKMDIIEENDEGLDFVDPQTFKMQLVAIKNLLKEEGAHEVKIVEKLGHDVTAFGSVPTAIFCFLRAQKSIEGIRSDNPFRRAIQYAISLGGDADTIAAMTGALAGAFYGDAKLNSALLQHLEASTEFQSLADKLYEISTNK, from the exons atggcaaaaatcgaattATCATTGTTGCGGACAAAATTTCGTGGGTCTTTACTGGGTGTATTAACCGGTGATTGTTTAGGAAGTCCTTATGAAAACAACAATCTTCTCACTTCTGGTGAAAAAGTTGTTTTACAAAAGTTTTTAGATAAACTGGAAGGACCGGTATTCAAAG CTCCTGTCATCCAGTATACCGATGACTCTGCAATGACCCGTTCTATAGCACAATCGTTGATAGAAAAAAGGTCCTTAGTTCTTGAAGACATCGCCAAAAAGTTTGTAAAAAACTATTACCAAGAGCCTAACCGGGGCTATGGTCCAAGCGTCATAAAT GTATTTCATAAACTACGAGGGAACAAATTTTCTGACATACTAACCCCCGCAAAAGAACAATTTAGTGGTGAAGGATCTTTGGGGAATGGAGGAGCAATGAGAGTAGCTCCGATTGCTTTGTTCTATCATAATGATTATGATCAGTTGGTTAAAGCAACACGACTAGTAACTGCAATTACGCATACCCATAAATTGGGTATTGACGGAGCAATTCTCCAG gCGATCGCGATCCAACAAAGTCTTCTTTCAGACCCAGAAGAAGAACTCGACGTAATAAAATTCGTTGATGACTTGATTGGTAAAATGGATATAATAGAAGAAAATGATGAAGG attGGATTTCGTTGACCCACAAACTTTCAAAATGCAACTAGTTGCAATTAAGAATCTATTGAAGGAAGAAGGCGCGCATGAAGTGAAAATAGTTGAGAAATTAGGTCACGATGTGACCGCATTCGGATCGGTTCCCACGGCAATATTTTGCTTCTTACGAGCTCAGAAATCAATCGAGGGAATACGGTCGGACAACCCATTCAGACGTGCTATTCAATATGCT ATAAGCCTTGGGGGTGATGCTGACACAATAGCAGCGATGACCGGTGCCTTGGCAGGTGCTTTTTACGGCGATGCGAAACTGAACTCGGCTCTCCTCCAACATCTCGAAGCTTCTACGGAATTTCAAAGTCTCGCTGACAAATTGTATGAGATTTCtacaaacaaataa
- the LOC122419433 gene encoding dexamethasone-induced Ras-related protein 1, which produces MSLLEWPLLRYTNCGGIEICGKCNSWPMLGVGGDGEDGEGRQTGLEGCTEKKKIRASPVLVNKLALILYRQIFTLHRFGIIPAELEACGRLFGCVQRLCSSGGSTVDESAQPRQRRVRRGAQNLEESTSPEDGILPAPISPSPASTSSQEDSCKPPPRNCYRLVVLGTARVGKTAIVARFLSNKFEESYTPTIEDFHRKLYRIRGEVHQLDLLDTSGNHPFPAMRRLSFLTGDLFVLVFSMDCRESFEETIRLREAILESKVSATQGKSRKSYHHLRVPMVIVGNKCDREAKSVTVEEAEEYCNSQDDCCIFVEVSAKRNYHVDELFYQLFVVAGLPLEMAPNHHRKVPLTFGSPTMLPPSQPKHKSTLSIKRRLSDACGVVAPNVRRPSIRTDLMIMRTKTCSLAAGNENNTPGSRITLRSTGTGKSCSIQ; this is translated from the exons ATGTCGTTGCTCGAGTGGCCTCTGTTGCGTTACACGAATTGCGGTGGTATCGAAATTTGTGGAAAATGTAACAGTTGGCCGATGCTCGGAGTTGGCGGTGACGGGGAAGATGGAGAAGGAAGGCAGACGGGGTTGGAGGGTTGTACGG aaaaaaagaaaataagagcCAGCCCGGTTCTCGTAAATAAACTCGCCTTAATATTGTATCGTCAGATTTTCACGTTGCACCGCTTCGGCATCATTCCTGCTGAG CTGGAGGCGTGTGGACGATTGTTTGGTTGCGTCCAGCGGCTGTGCAGCAGTGGTGGCAGTACAGTGGACGAGAGTGCACAGCCCCGTCAACGTCGTGTTAGACGCGGTGCCCAGAACTTGGAAGAGAGTACAAGTCCGGAAGATGGCATTCTACCGGCCCCGATCAGTCCGAGTCCGGCTTCGACCTCCTCGCAGGAGGATTCATGTAAACCACCGCCTCGAAACTGTTACAGACTCGTTGTTCTCGGCACTGCCAGGGTCGGTAAAACCGCCATTGTAGCAAG ATTTCTATCGAACAAATTCGAAGAAAGTTACACTCCCACGATCGAAGACTTTCATCGTAAATTATACAGAATCAGAGGGGAAGTGCACCAACTCGATCTTCTGGACACAAGTGGCAATCACCCATTTCCTGCCATGAGACGTCTGTCTTTTCTAACCG GTGATTTGTTCGTGCTGGTGTTTAGCATGGACTGTCGCGAGTCGTTCGAAGAAACGATAAGGCTCAGAGAGGCTATTCTTGAGTCAAAAGTCAGTGCAACTCAGGGAAAAAGTCGTAAAAGTTACCACCACCTCAGAGTACCGATGGTCATCGTTGGAAATAAATGTGATCGTGAGGCTAA ATCCGTAACGGTTGAGGAGGCTGAAGAATATTGCAACTCACAAGACGACTGTTGCATCTTCGTCGAAGTTTCGGCGAAAAGGAATTATCACGTTGACGAATTGTTCTATCAGCTCTTCGTGGTCGCTGGTTTGCCACTGGAAATGGCGCCTAATCATCATCGGAAAGTTCCATTGACTTTCGGCTCACCCACGATGCTACCACCCTCCCAG CCGAAGCATAAATCGACCCTGAGCATAAAGCGCCGGTTGAGCGACGCCTGCGGAGTAGTCGCGCCAAATGTCCGGCGACCGAGCATACGAACTGATCTGATGATAATGAGGACCAAAACGTGCTCGCTAGCCGCtggaaacgaaaataataCTCCGGGCTCGCGAATAACGCTTCGCTCCACCGGAACCGGAAAATCGTGCTCAATTCAGTGA